The genomic region GGACCGCGCGCACCCGGTCCAGGTCACCGGCCGCGTCCGTGCCGACCTTGAGCTTCAGCACGCCGAAGCCGTCGGCCTGCCGCTGCCGCGCGGCCGCCGCCAGGTCCACGGCGTCGCCCACCGCCAGCGTGACGTCCGTCGGCACCCGCAGGGTGGTGCCGCCGAGCAATCGCACAAGGGGTACGCCCAGTCGCCGCGCGGCCAGGTCGTGCAGCGCCACGTCCACCGCCGCCTTCGCGGCCTCGTTGCCGACCACCGACCGCTGCACCTCGCCGCAGCGGGTCACCAGATCGTCCGGGTCGCGGCCGGCGAGCAGCGGCCCGAGCAACTCCTGCACGCAGGCCTGCGATCCGGCTACCGACGCGCCGGTGACCTGCCAGACCTGGGGTGCCTCGCCGAAACCGGACCGACCATCGGCGTCGATAACCTCGACGACAAGAGTCTCCACAGTGGTCGTACGGCGCAGCGCGGTGATGAACGGTGTGTGTAAGGGGGCGGAAACCCGGTGGGTGCGTACCGCCGAGATCGTCATGTGGGGCACCCTATACGCAGGTACGCGGCGGAAGGGGACACCGAATGGGCGGGCGGAACTGGGAGCTGATCGGTGCGCCGAACGCGCGTGACCTGGGCGGTCTGGTCACCGTCGAGGGCCGCCGGGTACGCCCCGGACGGCTGATCCGCACCCCGGCGCTGGGCCGGCTCACCGACGAGGACCTGCCGGTGCTCGCGAAGCTCGGACCGACATGCGTGCTCGACCTGCGCGACCACACCGAGATCGCTGTCGCCCCCGCGGACCGGTTGACCGGTGAACCGCGCGTCGTGCACCTCCCGGTCCACGATCCGGACCACCCGGTCTTCACGTACGTCTCAGCGGTGCTGCTCGGTCACGACCTCGACGCGTACGCCGAGCTGGCCCGGCAGGGCACGGCGGGGGCGATGGCCGACATCTACAGGTGGTTCGTGGCCGGGGAGGCGGCCTGCGCCAACTTCGGCGCGGCGGTACGGCTGGCCGCCCAGCCGGAGAACCTGCCGCTCGTCTACCACTGCTCGGCCGGCAAGGACCGCACCGGTTGGCTCACCGTCATCCTGCTCAGCGCGCTCGGCGTGGACGAGGCCGCCATCCGCGCCGAGTACCTGCGCAACAACGAGCTGACCGACAGCCTCCGCGCGGTGCTCATCGAGGCGATGCGGCGGCGGCGGCCCACAATGGATGTCGACGCGGTGCTGCCGGTGCTTGAGGTTCGGCCCGAATACCTCGACGCCGGCTACCAGGAGGTGCGCCTGCGGCACGGCTCGTTCGACGGCTACCTGCGGAACGGGCTGGGGCTCACCGACGACGTCCTCACGGCGCTGCGGGCGCAACTGCTGGAGTGACCGTTGCGCCGGGCGGCGCGGT from Micromonospora profundi harbors:
- a CDS encoding tyrosine-protein phosphatase; the encoded protein is MGGRNWELIGAPNARDLGGLVTVEGRRVRPGRLIRTPALGRLTDEDLPVLAKLGPTCVLDLRDHTEIAVAPADRLTGEPRVVHLPVHDPDHPVFTYVSAVLLGHDLDAYAELARQGTAGAMADIYRWFVAGEAACANFGAAVRLAAQPENLPLVYHCSAGKDRTGWLTVILLSALGVDEAAIRAEYLRNNELTDSLRAVLIEAMRRRRPTMDVDAVLPVLEVRPEYLDAGYQEVRLRHGSFDGYLRNGLGLTDDVLTALRAQLLE